The Candidatus Nitrosopumilus sp. SW genomic sequence AGATCATCTTTTGCATCATTGTTCTTGTTTTGTTGTTCTCTAAGATAAGCACGATTTTTGTAAATTTTTGCAGAACGTTTGGGATTAATTTCAATTGCTTTTGTGTAACAATCTTCTGCCTTTTCAAAATCATTTGTTTTAAGATAAAAATTCCCAAGGCCATTATAGGTCAAATAAGAACGATTATTGAGTTCTAAACATTGTTCATAAAAATTAATGCATTCAGAAGATTTTTGTTCATTCATCACAGTACCTAAAAGATGAAGTGCAGTTGAATTTTTTGGATTCAATTCTATTGCTTGCTTCAATAAATTAACTGCTTCAGAGTGATTTTTAAGAATACTTTGTCTTTCAGATTCAAAGCATAGTCGATTTGATTTGTTAAAAGAATCATTTTCAAGTGTGATAGAAGATGCAACATCTTCAGGTGCAAGTATTATCAGTAATTTGCCTTCTTCAGACCACTCTTTTTCAAATATTTCTTCAGGAATTGCACCTTCTTGCATTTCACCTTCTTTATTTCCTGTTTGAATATAATGCAGAATTGTTTTTTCTTCATCATTGTAACCTGTAATAATTGAGGCATGTTGAGTAACTTCAGGGATTCCTGGAAGAATTACTATTGGAGGAATTCCTGAATCAATAATTTTTTTTAATTCATTCAAAGAGGAATGTACGATTTTGCACACTAATCCATGTCTTTCTGCAGATTCGATACCTTCAATGAGTATACTTCCGTTAAATCCTGCATATTTTTTTGCAGTTTCCACAGCTTCAGCCATAGGTAAATCAATATTCCAATATTTTGAAACCACATTAACGGGTAATGGAAGACAAATATTTTCTTCCTCAACTAATGGTAAAAGTAATTCATGATCCTCTTGTTCCATGATTTAAGTAATTTTTCCAGAGTAATTAAAATGATTCAGAGCATACAGAATTTTTCAATCATATTGTTTCCATCCAAACTCATTTCTGGATGAAATTGGGTTCCAAAAATGGGCTTGTTCACATGCTTAACAATTTCATATTTGCAATTAACAGATTCACCAATAGAGATCAAATCAGAGGGCAATTTAGATATCTCAAAATTATGACTTTCAAAAACCAATAAAAAATTATTTTTAATTAGATTATTTTCAAAAACCTTTACAGTTTCATTCCCTTTTTGAAGGGAAAAACTTTTTTTGATTGTGCCTCCCAAAGTAAGGGCTAAAATTTCAGCACCATAACAAATACCAAGTAATTTAGAATTATTTTTAATAGAATATTTTACAATTTTTGAATTTATTTCATTAATTTTTTTTTCATTCTTTCTTCTACCAGATAAAATAAAAGAATCATAATCAGATAATGAATCAATATCTAAATTGTTTGGAGTTTGAATTTCAAATGAAATATTTTTTTCAGTAAGAAAATTAGTTAGGTTTTTTGTGTAAACAGATCCATTATCTACAACTAAGAGCAATTAGTTGCCTACCTCAATTGAGACATAGTGAATCTCAGATATACCATCTTTGACAAATATTGTTCCAATGTTGAGGTTATTCTCTTCTTGCCACATGAATACCCTATCACTTCTTGGCTGTACAAAGTCATCAATGAATTGTGATAGGAACTCTACAGTGTCCTCACGATCATTTTCAGTAAAGAAGAATAATTCTCCTTCATTAAATGATAATGGAATTTGTATTGATGTGGGTTCTGATACGGTAATGTCATTTTCTTCAAAGACTTTTTTGATAATTTCTATTCTATCATCTCTGTCTAATTCAACATAATCTTCATCAGCAACAGTAATTGAACCCGCAACACCTGACACTTTCTTCAAATAGGCTTCAAATGCTTTTTCTTGAGTATCACCTAGTCCTACAAAATATTCTCCATTGAATGCTGCACCTACAGCTGCAATTGTTCCTAATTGTGCAACTACACCTCCAGCACCAGCAGTATAAACAGGAATAAAGTAAACATCATGCACACCTACACGATATAAAATATTATCACCAATTCTTGGATTTCTCAATAATGTCTTTAATTGAGCAAATTCAGGATCTCTATCAAGTGCTTCTCTAACAGCAGTTGGACCAATTAATTTGGTTGTAGAATTGAGAGGAACTTCATAAAATTGTAAATTACCTAAATTAGTAAGATCATTTTCAACTACCATATATCCTGCAAGATTTCTTCCTTGAGAACCTCTCAGTTCTAATGATAGTAATCCTAGGAATTCAGTTTGATCAAATCCTGGAGGTTTTGCTTCAACATAATAGGTATCAAGACCACGAGGAATTTCATAGAATTCATTTGCTTGAATGAATGTTTCAACATTTGTCACATGATAAACATTGTACATTTCAGTTTTCCAATTAAATAATTCAACAGGATACCTAATTTGTTCTTCTAGCCATGCAGGCATTGGTTGGAATTGTTCCTCATACTGACTAGCAAACATTTCTGTAAAGAAATCATCTCCAGTCTTTAGTAATTGAATATCACCATCGTATGAATCAACAAGGGCGTATCCAACTAGACGCAAGTATGGATTTCCAACAGACCAAGGAACATCTCTTGTATCAAATCCAATGATTAGTGGAATTAACCAATAGGAGTTTTCACCATCGGTAACCGGAAGTGAATCTAATTCTTTTCCAAATAGGTCATATAGGAAATAAGGATACAAGGTTTGCATTCTATCATGTACATCTTTGTATCTCATTATGTGAACAGATTCTCCTGGAAATGAGAGCAAAAAGTTTGGCTCAAATATCCAACTCAAAGGAGGCGAAACGTCTAATCCTCCCAATCCAGAATAGGATACACCGCCAAGTTCTGCACTTTCAGAACCTCTGGAATTTGGATAAGCAGACCATGTTTGCTCAAATAAACCGCCTTCACCATAGTAAATTTCTCTTTGTTTGAAAAATTGGTCACTTTCAACAATTTGTCCATCTGTAGCTTCCAAAGTAAGGAATCCTTCTGGAACATGTGTGTATACAAGGTGTTCGTTATACCATCTATTTTCAAGACTAACAGATGTTGGAAGAATTGGTTTCATTGAGGCAGTCCAATACAAAGTGTTGTTAAATCTCAAAATATCATTATCTTCAAAATCCACATAAGGAATCAAACCAATTTCAGGCTTTAATTTAGCAAAAGCTGCTTCCCAGTCCCAAACACGAATTACATCTAAAACATCACTATTTTGAGAAACATAGTTTTTGATATTGTTTGGAGAAACAGAGGTTAATTGAACATCATGAGTATTTTCTTGGACATTATTTAGTTCACCTAGGTATCTATTTACTCCAATTTGTTGAGCAGTATATGGTCCCAAAAATTCAATCTTTTTTGCATCTGCAATGCTGTTATTGACAGAAACAACTCCTGCTATAATTATTGCAATTGTAATTATTGTAAGTATTCTAATGTATACATCTCTCTTAAACATATGAGTTAGAACACGTGCCCTAATTCGATCAACTACTGAAAATGCAATTAATGCAGAACCAATTACAAGTGTGCCACCAATTACATATCTTGTGTTATAATCAATTTGATCAGTAAAAAATAAGTTAAATCCTGCCCAAAGTATTCCAATTCCAATTATTCCTTCAATAGTTGAAACATAGTTTAGGTATCGTGGTTTGCCGTCATTAGAGTCTTGAAGGAATGAAGTGATTACATGGATTATTCTGTGTAACCCAACATACAAAACCAAACGTAATCCAATTGCTGCAAGAATTGGAGGAATCAGAATTACTAATGCAGGCACCATTGGAACTACATTTTCTGCAGCATAGTTTGGATCAGTTTCAGGAGTGACAAATGGTAATGAAAATAATTTTGGCAGATTTTCTATTCCAAGATAATTACCATCAATAAAGGACATTGCAGCAAATCCAAACATAATATTTGCAAAGAATGCACCAAAGAGGAAGATTTTGGTAATTTGCCAGATGACAAATTGAGCTGAACTTAATTTGTAATCTCTAAAACTTGGTACTACATTGGATATTGGTTGTTGTCCACTTTTGCCTAAAAATCCAATTGCAGTATTAATTGCATACCAGAAAATAGAAGAACGTCCTGAAATATTTACACGAACTAATGCAATGGCAGATAGAATAATGGTAGAAACAAGCGTGTAATAGAGAGGCTTGGTAAATTGATCGCCAAATTCTGTGAAATTCATCGATAAAATGACTGCTTGATTTCCTACAATTGCAAAAATAACAATACCAATGATTGCAATAATGCCTAATCTGATGTATTTTCCAGCATCAGTAGGAGGAGTCTGCTTATCAGTAGAGGCGCTATACAAAATCAAGTTGAGTTAGGATTTGGTAAATTAATGTCTTACCAGCAAAATTAGGCAATTGTTGCTAATTTTTTACATATCATATAGACTGCAGCAAATGTTGGAATACTTACTTTTTCGTTATTGTATGGACCAAATTTTTTATTTTTTAGTTTAAACTCAATTGGACAATTTGCTAATATTTCGACAGTATCATCACTTAGAAAAGAGGAATCTGCATATGCATCAAATTTTTCCAGGTCTTTACAATGAATTTTTGTAAGACCACTTTTACTGTTGATAGAACCAGGTAAACGAAAGATTCTATGTATATCCATTGTAACATTAGGATCAATTTTTGTTCCAATATTTTCAGAAACATCATCCAAAGTTTTTTGAAATGATGAATAACCATTTGAAAGTAATTCTGATATGATTTTTGATCTCTTTGATTTTGAACCATATACATATTTTGAGAATCTTCCTCTCCATCCAGATTCACCAAAGTC encodes the following:
- a CDS encoding tetratricopeptide repeat protein, coding for MEQEDHELLLPLVEEENICLPLPVNVVSKYWNIDLPMAEAVETAKKYAGFNGSILIEGIESAERHGLVCKIVHSSLNELKKIIDSGIPPIVILPGIPEVTQHASIITGYNDEEKTILHYIQTGNKEGEMQEGAIPEEIFEKEWSEEGKLLIILAPEDVASSITLENDSFNKSNRLCFESERQSILKNHSEAVNLLKQAIELNPKNSTALHLLGTVMNEQKSSECINFYEQCLELNNRSYLTYNGLGNFYLKTNDFEKAEDCYTKAIEINPKRSAKIYKNRAYLREQQNKNNDAKDDLKNYLKYFPKAPDRGIIEQAIREL
- a CDS encoding gamma-glutamyl-gamma-aminobutyrate hydrolase family protein (Members of this family of hydrolases with an active site Cys residue belong to MEROPS family C26.): MLLVVDNGSVYTKNLTNFLTEKNISFEIQTPNNLDIDSLSDYDSFILSGRRKNEKKINEINSKIVKYSIKNNSKLLGICYGAEILALTLGGTIKKSFSLQKGNETVKVFENNLIKNNFLLVFESHNFEISKLPSDLISIGESVNCKYEIVKHVNKPIFGTQFHPEMSLDGNNMIEKFCML
- a CDS encoding UPF0182 family protein; the encoded protein is MYSASTDKQTPPTDAGKYIRLGIIAIIGIVIFAIVGNQAVILSMNFTEFGDQFTKPLYYTLVSTIILSAIALVRVNISGRSSIFWYAINTAIGFLGKSGQQPISNVVPSFRDYKLSSAQFVIWQITKIFLFGAFFANIMFGFAAMSFIDGNYLGIENLPKLFSLPFVTPETDPNYAAENVVPMVPALVILIPPILAAIGLRLVLYVGLHRIIHVITSFLQDSNDGKPRYLNYVSTIEGIIGIGILWAGFNLFFTDQIDYNTRYVIGGTLVIGSALIAFSVVDRIRARVLTHMFKRDVYIRILTIITIAIIIAGVVSVNNSIADAKKIEFLGPYTAQQIGVNRYLGELNNVQENTHDVQLTSVSPNNIKNYVSQNSDVLDVIRVWDWEAAFAKLKPEIGLIPYVDFEDNDILRFNNTLYWTASMKPILPTSVSLENRWYNEHLVYTHVPEGFLTLEATDGQIVESDQFFKQREIYYGEGGLFEQTWSAYPNSRGSESAELGGVSYSGLGGLDVSPPLSWIFEPNFLLSFPGESVHIMRYKDVHDRMQTLYPYFLYDLFGKELDSLPVTDGENSYWLIPLIIGFDTRDVPWSVGNPYLRLVGYALVDSYDGDIQLLKTGDDFFTEMFASQYEEQFQPMPAWLEEQIRYPVELFNWKTEMYNVYHVTNVETFIQANEFYEIPRGLDTYYVEAKPPGFDQTEFLGLLSLELRGSQGRNLAGYMVVENDLTNLGNLQFYEVPLNSTTKLIGPTAVREALDRDPEFAQLKTLLRNPRIGDNILYRVGVHDVYFIPVYTAGAGGVVAQLGTIAAVGAAFNGEYFVGLGDTQEKAFEAYLKKVSGVAGSITVADEDYVELDRDDRIEIIKKVFEENDITVSEPTSIQIPLSFNEGELFFFTENDREDTVEFLSQFIDDFVQPRSDRVFMWQEENNLNIGTIFVKDGISEIHYVSIEVGN